A single window of Macrobrachium nipponense isolate FS-2020 chromosome 31, ASM1510439v2, whole genome shotgun sequence DNA harbors:
- the LOC135207030 gene encoding cuticle protein AMP1A-like — MKFVIIAALATVALAAPQYSYDAPAGRSSADSSEEVAILRDERVHEDDGKYNFDFESENGIRFSEAGSPDGDEDAIVSAGQYSYTAPDGTEVVVKYVANENGFQPQSDLLPVAPEFPHPIPQFVLDQIAFAAEEDARRAHDDSREAPSRSYGAPQ, encoded by the exons ATGAAGTTT GTGATCATCGCTGCCCTGGCCACCGTGGCCCTTGCTGCCCCTCAATACAGCTACGATGCCCCTGCTGGCCGCTCCAGTGCCGATTCCTCCGAGGAAGTAGCTATCTTGAGGGACGAGAGAGTCCACGAAGACGACGGCAAATACAACTTCGACTTCGAATCCGAAAATGGCATCAGGTTCTCCGAGGCTGGATCTCCCGACGGAGATGAGGACGCCATCGTCAGTGCTGGACAATACTC CTACACTGCTCCTGACGGTACCGAAGTCGTTGTGAAATACGTCGCCAACGAGAACGGCTTCCAGCCCCAGTCCGACCTTCTGCCAGTAGCCCCCGAATTCCCCCACCCAATTCCCCAGTTCGTGCTGGACCAGATCGCCTTCGCTGCTGAGGAAGACGCCCGCCGTGCCCATGATGACTCTCGCGAGGCTCCTTCCAGGTCCTACGGCGCCCCTCAGTAA